TGTAAATTATCAGCTTTAGCATCGAAAGTGTATAAAAGGCTGTGCTTGTGACAATTTTCTTCAGATATTAATTCCAATCAACACGGTGATCAAACATGATGTCGTTCTGCATTACATTCGTCTTATCCGTTGTAGTAGTAGCCGTTTGTATACAGGTATAAATatacgaattaaaaaaattattttcttctaatttttaaaagtaatttgcTTTTTCAATAGTCGATCGGTGCCTATCCAACGATTCCATTGCCACAGTTGGTGGCAGGCGCTCTTGGAGCTGTTAGAGGTAGTTATTACACACCTTACGCATCATATGGTGGAATCGGACCTTATGGTGGAATCGGACCTTATGGTGGAATCGGACCTTATGGTGGAATCGGACCTTATGGTGGAATCGGACCATATGGAGGTATCGGACCTTATGGCGGTATCGGACCTTACGGCGGTATCGGACCTTATGGCGGTATTGGACCATATGGTGGTGGCGTTTATGGCAAGTGAAAAGTTGTTACAAGAATCCAAAAACGCAGAAAGtttgaaaaactgtttttgccaaaataatttaaaaaaataaaaattatttagacaaaattttctgtgaaataatatttgtttCATCAGCTCCAAATGTGTTTCGATGTCTTCAAGGAAAATATTCTttgttaaattattgaaataattcacacattctttccatttaattttgaaataagtTGGTGAGCTTTTATACACAGAAGGTGTGGTTAGCCTTTCCCAATGCCGAAATATGCAAACCTAAATATCGTAATTTTTAGCCCTGAAGATGGATGGTCATAGCATCCGAATGCAAggcaatcaataaaaaataacgTTCACGCAAGGCGActtgttttttaaattggtcaaagcaagcaaaacaacaattttcaataaatatcgTTCTCAACGATCGTTTGTGTTAGTGCAATTTCTTTATGAAACAATAACCAAAAACTCACAATTAGGTTCTTGAAGTTTCCAGCAAATATGTTCACTTAGGTGATATATGAAactgtcaaaatatttacactCAAAAAACGTAAAAGTGTCG
The sequence above is a segment of the Bradysia coprophila strain Holo2 unplaced genomic scaffold, BU_Bcop_v1 contig_70, whole genome shotgun sequence genome. Coding sequences within it:
- the LOC119083849 gene encoding claw keratin-like isoform X1; its protein translation is MMSFCITFVLSVVVVAVCIQSIGAYPTIPLPQLVAGALGAVRGSYYTPYASYGGIGPYGGIGPYGGIGPYGGIGPYGGIGPYGGIGPYGGIGPYGGIGPYGGIGPYGGGVYGK
- the LOC119083849 gene encoding shematrin-like protein 2 isoform X2 encodes the protein MMSFCITFVLSVVVVAVCIQSIGAYPTIPLPQLVAGALGAVRGSYYTPYASYGGIGPYGGIGPYGGIGPYGGIGPYGGIGPYGGIGPYGIGPYGGGVYGK